Proteins found in one Desulfobacterales bacterium genomic segment:
- the nhaR gene encoding transcriptional activator NhaR: protein MEWLNYHHLYYFWSVAREESISRASERLRLAPSTISAQVAKLEEMLGDKLFHRAGRGLKLTETGQVIFRYADEIFTLGREMLDTVRGRPVSGPLRLVVGIVDALPKLVVRKLLEPALRLPEQIRLVCHEGKEEQLLAELSVHSLDIMLTDTPVKPGLSVKAYSHLLGECGVSFFAVKRIGAGLREGFPGSLDGAPMLLPSPMSALRGSLDRWFDSVNIRPMITGEFDDQALLKVFGQAGDGVFAAPSIIEEEVRRQHNVMVVGRAEAVREQFYAISVERIIKHPAVVAVQKAACCSIFNAEH from the coding sequence ATGGAATGGCTTAACTATCACCATTTATACTACTTCTGGTCAGTGGCCCGGGAGGAAAGCATAAGCCGGGCCAGCGAACGGCTCCGCCTGGCGCCTTCCACCATCAGCGCCCAGGTGGCTAAACTCGAAGAGATGCTGGGCGACAAACTCTTCCACCGGGCCGGCCGCGGCCTGAAACTGACCGAGACGGGACAGGTTATCTTCCGCTATGCGGACGAGATCTTCACCCTGGGCCGGGAGATGCTGGACACTGTGCGGGGCCGGCCCGTATCCGGGCCGTTGCGTCTGGTTGTCGGCATCGTGGACGCCCTGCCCAAACTGGTGGTGCGCAAACTCCTGGAGCCGGCCCTGCGGCTGCCCGAACAGATCCGCCTGGTCTGCCATGAAGGCAAAGAGGAACAACTCCTGGCGGAACTGTCCGTGCACAGCCTTGACATCATGCTGACCGACACCCCGGTGAAACCGGGACTGAGTGTCAAGGCGTACAGCCATCTGCTGGGAGAATGCGGGGTGAGTTTTTTTGCGGTCAAACGGATCGGCGCCGGGTTGCGGGAAGGCTTCCCCGGGTCGCTGGACGGCGCGCCGATGTTATTGCCCAGCCCGATGTCAGCCCTGCGCGGTTCCCTGGACCGCTGGTTTGATTCCGTGAATATCAGGCCGATGATCACCGGGGAGTTCGATGACCAGGCCCTGCTCAAGGTGTTCGGCCAGGCCGGGGATGGTGTTTTTGCCGCCCCCTCGATAATAGAAGAGGAGGTGCGGCGGCAGCACAATGTAATGGTTGTCGGACGCGCCGAGGCGGTGAGGGAACAATTTTACGCCATCTCGGTGGAACGGATCATCAAGCATCCGGCAGTGGTTGCCGTACAAAAGGCGGCCTGTTGCTCTATTTTCAACGCTGAACACTGA